A region of Terriglobales bacterium DNA encodes the following proteins:
- the modA gene encoding molybdate ABC transporter substrate-binding protein: MRASFLLFTLTFGMFASAEELRVAAASDLTFALPEIVAAFERQTGHNVRVTYGSSGNFYAQIQHGAPFDVLLSADVEYPRRLEQAGIAGAPVLYAIGRIVVWAPRSRKLNVRVRGPEVLRDPAVRRIAIANPRHAPYGRAAEAALKHFGLYEQVASRIVLGENISQAAQFVQSGSAEVGIIALALAEAPTMRTSGEYWLVPQEAHSRLEQAAAIRRSSPHANTARQFLQFLRSQSAQAVLRRYGFELPEVKP; this comes from the coding sequence ATGCGTGCGAGCTTCCTGCTGTTCACACTGACTTTCGGGATGTTCGCCTCCGCTGAGGAGCTTCGCGTGGCCGCCGCGAGCGATCTCACGTTTGCCCTGCCGGAAATCGTGGCCGCTTTCGAACGGCAGACGGGGCACAACGTGCGCGTCACCTACGGGTCGTCGGGGAATTTCTATGCGCAGATCCAGCATGGTGCGCCCTTCGATGTGCTGCTCTCGGCCGATGTCGAGTATCCCCGGCGGTTGGAACAGGCTGGAATTGCGGGTGCTCCGGTCTTGTACGCCATTGGCCGCATCGTGGTTTGGGCGCCCAGGAGTCGGAAATTGAATGTGCGTGTGCGGGGGCCGGAAGTTCTTCGCGATCCTGCAGTCCGCAGGATTGCCATCGCCAATCCGCGCCACGCTCCTTATGGCCGCGCCGCGGAGGCGGCTTTGAAGCACTTTGGACTGTATGAGCAGGTGGCCTCGAGAATCGTCCTCGGAGAGAACATTTCGCAGGCGGCCCAGTTCGTGCAGTCCGGCAGCGCGGAGGTTGGAATCATCGCGCTGGCCCTAGCCGAGGCACCGACAATGCGCACGAGCGGCGAATACTGGCTTGTCCCGCAAGAGGCCCATTCCCGGCTGGAACAGGCGGCGGCGATTCGCCGATCATCGCCGCACGCCAACACGGCCCGGCAGTTCCTGCAATTCCTGCGGAGCCAGAGCGCTCAAGCCGTGCTTCGTCGTTACGGGTTCGAGCTTCCGGAGGTGAAGCCGTGA
- a CDS encoding UDP-N-acetylmuramate dehydrogenase — protein MKIQEHIPLAPFTTLKVGGPARYFADAACVDDVRAAVDFARSRGVPLFVLGGGSNLVVADAGFPGLVLRIGLSGIEERREDGKAIFEAGAGEDWDTFVAHTVAQGCAGLECMSGIPGTVGGTPIQNVGAYGQEVAETIDSVRVLDLESNQIQELCNPACEFAYRSSIFNTSRRGRYVVLAVRFALEPGGAPRIAYADLKKHFAGRDGTPSLAETRQAVRQIRLSKAMLIVEGDEDCRSAGSFFKNPVVSEEQYRTLAQVAASRGLEVPRFTAANGQLKVPAAWLVEQSGFGKGYARGAVGISRRHALAVVNRGGATAAEIVALKDAIQARVEETFGIRLAPEPVFLGFEKG, from the coding sequence TTGAAGATTCAGGAGCACATCCCGCTCGCCCCCTTCACCACCTTGAAAGTGGGCGGGCCGGCCCGCTACTTCGCCGACGCTGCCTGCGTGGACGACGTCCGAGCTGCAGTGGACTTCGCCCGCAGCCGTGGTGTGCCGCTGTTCGTGCTGGGTGGCGGCAGCAACCTGGTGGTAGCGGACGCCGGCTTTCCCGGCCTGGTGCTGAGAATCGGCCTGAGCGGGATCGAGGAGCGGCGTGAGGATGGCAAGGCCATCTTTGAAGCCGGCGCGGGCGAGGACTGGGACACGTTTGTGGCTCACACCGTCGCCCAAGGATGTGCCGGACTCGAGTGCATGAGCGGCATTCCCGGCACCGTCGGTGGCACGCCCATTCAGAACGTGGGCGCCTACGGGCAGGAAGTCGCAGAAACGATCGATTCCGTCCGCGTCCTGGATCTTGAAAGCAACCAGATCCAGGAACTGTGCAACCCTGCTTGCGAGTTCGCTTATCGTTCCAGCATCTTCAACACCAGCCGGCGCGGGCGTTACGTCGTCCTGGCAGTGCGCTTCGCCCTGGAACCGGGTGGCGCACCGCGCATTGCCTATGCCGACCTCAAGAAGCATTTTGCCGGACGTGATGGCACGCCGTCGCTGGCGGAAACGAGGCAGGCTGTGCGACAGATCCGGCTCAGTAAAGCCATGCTGATCGTCGAAGGCGATGAGGATTGCCGCTCGGCCGGATCTTTCTTCAAGAATCCCGTGGTCAGCGAGGAACAGTACCGCACACTGGCCCAAGTGGCAGCAAGCCGGGGCCTTGAGGTTCCACGCTTCACGGCCGCGAATGGACAGCTGAAGGTACCGGCAGCCTGGCTGGTAGAACAGTCAGGTTTTGGTAAAGGCTACGCGCGCGGGGCTGTCGGGATCTCACGCAGGCACGCCCTGGCTGTCGTGAACCGCGGCGGAGCCACGGCGGCCGAGATCGTAGCTCTGAAGGATGCCATTCAAGCTCGCGTCGAGGAGACGTTTGGCATCCGGCTGGCTCCTGAACCGGTGTTCCTGGGGTTTGAGAAGGGCTAG
- a CDS encoding TOBE domain-containing protein, whose amino-acid sequence MAGQELLRPGDAARMLGISYPTLKQWIYRRKLRTVRTAGGHHRVPQSEMDRFLHRFGEPPGPGRRRGFRRISGRNQLVGRIVEVRTSGLLAQVVLSIGGQRITSIITADAAREMRLKKGEVAAALIKSTEVMIVRP is encoded by the coding sequence ATGGCAGGGCAGGAACTTCTGCGGCCGGGCGACGCAGCTCGCATGCTGGGCATCAGTTACCCCACGCTGAAGCAGTGGATCTACCGGCGCAAGCTGCGGACGGTGCGCACCGCCGGAGGCCACCACCGCGTTCCGCAGAGCGAGATGGACCGCTTCCTGCACCGGTTCGGGGAACCGCCCGGGCCGGGGCGAAGGCGGGGCTTCCGGCGGATCAGCGGGCGGAACCAACTGGTGGGACGGATCGTCGAGGTGCGCACCAGCGGCCTGCTGGCCCAGGTGGTGTTGTCGATTGGCGGGCAGCGCATCACCTCCATCATAACGGCAGACGCGGCGCGTGAAATGCGCTTGAAAAAGGGCGAAGTGGCTGCCGCGCTGATCAAGTCCACAGAAGTCATGATCGTACGACCCTGA
- a CDS encoding ABC transporter ATP-binding protein, which translates to MATAPQVENGTRAGVTREPVIRVQDIHKYYELGETRVHALRGVSLEIARGEFLAIMGASGSGKSTFMNILGCLDKPSSGRYLLEGTDVSGLDKRALARIRNQKIGFVFQGFNLLSRTTALENVELPTLYAHLTPAEGEARAREALAMVGLAGREGHYPSQLSGGQQQRVAIARALVNRPAILLADEPTGNLDSRTAVEIMEILQRLNEEHGLTIVLVTHEHDIAQFARRNVIFRDGRIRHDDLNQQPERATEVLKTLPRLED; encoded by the coding sequence ATGGCTACGGCGCCCCAAGTCGAGAACGGCACCCGGGCCGGCGTGACCCGGGAGCCGGTGATTCGCGTCCAGGACATCCACAAGTACTACGAGCTGGGCGAAACGCGGGTCCACGCCCTGCGCGGCGTGAGCCTTGAGATTGCACGCGGTGAATTCCTGGCCATCATGGGCGCCAGTGGCAGCGGCAAGTCCACTTTCATGAACATCCTTGGTTGCCTGGACAAGCCCAGCAGCGGCCGCTACCTGCTCGAAGGCACCGATGTGTCCGGTCTCGACAAGCGGGCGCTGGCGCGTATTCGCAACCAAAAGATTGGATTCGTTTTCCAGGGCTTCAACCTGCTCTCCCGTACCACGGCGCTCGAAAACGTCGAGCTTCCAACTCTGTATGCGCACCTGACTCCGGCAGAAGGCGAAGCGCGGGCCCGCGAAGCGCTGGCCATGGTGGGCCTCGCCGGCCGGGAAGGCCATTATCCTTCGCAGCTCTCCGGCGGGCAGCAGCAGCGGGTCGCGATTGCTCGCGCTTTGGTGAACCGTCCAGCTATCCTGCTGGCCGATGAGCCCACCGGCAACCTGGACAGCCGCACTGCAGTGGAGATCATGGAAATCCTGCAGCGCCTGAACGAAGAGCACGGGCTGACCATCGTTCTGGTGACACACGAGCACGATATCGCGCAATTCGCGCGACGTAACGTGATCTTCCGTGACGGCAGGATTCGCCACGACGACCTCAACCAGCAGCCCGAACGCGCCACCGAGGTGCTCAAAACTCTGCCCAGGCTGGAGGACTAG
- a CDS encoding efflux RND transporter periplasmic adaptor subunit produces the protein MAEVKYVRNKWVLLGAAVVAITLFAAFRMGRKSPPEYFTARVERGDIREVVEATGTINAVTTVQVGSQVSGTVSQLFADFNSSVKKGQLIAQIEPSLFEGALLQARADLENARANLAAAQANLERAKATAVQARAEYERTKRLEAEGVLSQQQLEVARANAESADAAVSAGRAQVTQAAAQVKQRAAAVEVARTNLSHTRIIAPIDGTVVSRNVDVGQTVAASLQAPTLFTIAQDLTEMQVYAKTDESDVGQIQVGQRATFKVDAFPRDNFEGRVAQVRMNATIVQNVVTYDTVIEFKNPDLKLFPGMTAYVTIPVASAQNVLKVPNGALRYKPDMAPEEIRALYAKYGIKDALGPNEERQRRREQPGGGSEEAAPQPRASRASTAIIWKLRPDKTLEPVHIRTGITDRTVTELVGVLEGTLNEGDVLVIGAATAGGGISGTQSPLAGPPRRR, from the coding sequence GTGGCCGAGGTGAAGTACGTGCGCAACAAGTGGGTGCTGCTGGGAGCTGCGGTCGTCGCCATAACTCTGTTCGCCGCCTTCCGCATGGGACGCAAGAGTCCGCCCGAGTATTTCACGGCCCGCGTGGAGCGCGGCGATATCCGCGAAGTGGTGGAGGCCACCGGCACCATCAACGCCGTCACCACCGTGCAGGTGGGATCCCAGGTCTCGGGCACGGTGTCGCAATTGTTCGCCGATTTCAATTCCAGTGTGAAAAAGGGCCAGTTAATCGCCCAGATCGAGCCCTCGCTGTTTGAGGGCGCCCTGCTCCAGGCCCGGGCCGATTTGGAAAACGCCCGCGCCAATCTCGCCGCGGCGCAGGCCAACCTGGAACGTGCCAAGGCGACGGCGGTCCAGGCCCGCGCCGAATACGAGCGCACCAAGCGCCTGGAGGCAGAAGGCGTCCTGAGCCAGCAGCAACTCGAGGTCGCCCGCGCGAACGCGGAATCCGCCGACGCCGCCGTCTCCGCCGGACGGGCGCAGGTCACCCAGGCTGCGGCCCAGGTCAAACAGCGTGCCGCGGCTGTCGAGGTCGCCCGGACCAACTTGAGCCACACCCGCATCATCGCTCCCATTGACGGAACCGTGGTCAGCCGCAACGTGGATGTGGGGCAGACCGTGGCGGCTTCGTTGCAGGCTCCGACGCTTTTCACCATCGCCCAGGATCTGACGGAAATGCAGGTCTATGCGAAAACCGACGAGTCCGATGTCGGCCAGATCCAGGTCGGGCAGCGGGCCACGTTCAAGGTGGATGCGTTTCCCCGCGATAACTTCGAAGGCCGCGTCGCGCAGGTGAGGATGAACGCCACCATCGTACAGAACGTCGTGACCTACGATACCGTCATCGAATTCAAGAATCCGGACCTGAAACTCTTTCCCGGCATGACAGCGTACGTCACCATTCCCGTGGCCAGCGCGCAGAATGTGCTCAAGGTTCCAAACGGCGCCTTGCGCTACAAGCCTGACATGGCGCCGGAGGAGATTCGCGCGCTGTACGCAAAATACGGGATCAAGGATGCGTTGGGCCCCAACGAAGAGCGCCAGCGGCGTCGCGAACAGCCGGGAGGCGGCTCGGAGGAGGCGGCTCCGCAACCTCGCGCCTCGCGTGCGAGCACTGCCATCATCTGGAAGCTGCGGCCGGATAAGACTCTGGAGCCGGTGCACATCCGCACCGGCATCACCGATCGCACCGTGACGGAACTCGTGGGCGTGCTGGAAGGTACGCTGAACGAAGGCGACGTGCTGGTGATCGGAGCCGCCACGGCGGGCGGAGGCATCTCCGGAACACAATCTCCCCTCGCCGGGCCGCCGAGGCGGCGGTAA
- the modC gene encoding molybdenum ABC transporter ATP-binding protein, which yields MGGDVALEVRLRKRLSQNGGPGFELQAELAAPPGITILFGPSGAGKTTLLECVAGLLRPDGGRIAVGSKVFFDSERQTDLAVERRSVGYVFQTLALFPHLTVDQNVAYGLAGLGPEERRRRTEAVLESFHIAHLAGRQPAEISGGERQRTALARALVIEPSLLLLDEPLSALDRAVKAKIIEDLRAWIARHPIPALYVTHDRDEVFALGERVIFLEQGRVVASGTPREVLEAPRREVIAQAAGFENIFDATVTALHPAQGTMSCRLAGSQAELEVPLVRLEAGAPVRVAVRAGDILLATAPPSQLSARNVIEGRISGLRQVDVTLVARVECGVEFEVHLTPGAAQALRLEPGTRVWLVLKTYSCHLLAEDAVTPSRIIR from the coding sequence ATGGGCGGCGACGTAGCGCTCGAGGTCCGCCTAAGAAAGCGCCTGTCCCAGAATGGCGGACCGGGTTTCGAACTGCAAGCGGAGTTGGCTGCGCCTCCGGGCATCACCATTCTGTTCGGGCCTTCGGGAGCGGGCAAGACCACACTGCTGGAGTGCGTCGCCGGACTGCTCCGGCCAGACGGCGGCCGCATTGCCGTGGGCTCGAAGGTCTTCTTTGATTCGGAGCGGCAGACAGACCTCGCCGTCGAGCGACGCTCGGTGGGCTACGTTTTCCAGACGCTCGCCCTGTTTCCGCATCTGACCGTGGATCAGAACGTGGCTTACGGCCTGGCGGGGTTGGGCCCGGAAGAACGCCGGCGGCGCACAGAAGCCGTTCTGGAGTCTTTCCACATTGCGCATCTGGCCGGGCGGCAGCCGGCGGAGATTTCGGGGGGCGAACGCCAGAGAACAGCCCTGGCACGGGCGCTGGTCATCGAGCCTTCTCTGCTGCTGCTCGATGAACCGTTGAGCGCGTTGGACCGGGCAGTGAAGGCGAAAATCATCGAAGACCTCAGAGCCTGGATTGCGCGGCATCCCATCCCCGCGCTCTACGTGACACACGATCGAGATGAAGTGTTCGCGCTGGGCGAGCGGGTCATCTTTCTTGAGCAGGGAAGGGTCGTAGCCTCAGGCACGCCACGAGAAGTACTGGAAGCGCCACGACGCGAAGTGATTGCCCAGGCGGCCGGCTTCGAGAACATCTTCGACGCCACCGTGACCGCACTGCATCCGGCGCAGGGAACGATGAGTTGCCGTCTGGCCGGGTCTCAGGCAGAACTCGAAGTGCCGCTGGTCCGGCTGGAGGCCGGAGCCCCCGTGCGCGTCGCCGTGCGTGCCGGCGATATTCTGCTGGCCACGGCCCCGCCCTCACAGTTGAGCGCCCGCAACGTGATCGAAGGGCGAATCAGCGGCCTCCGACAAGTGGACGTTACGCTGGTCGCGCGCGTGGAGTGTGGCGTGGAGTTCGAGGTTCACCTCACGCCCGGCGCCGCACAAGCGCTCCGGCTCGAGCCTGGAACGCGGGTGTGGCTTGTCCTGAAGACCTACTCCTGCCACTTGCTGGCGGAAGATGCGGTTACACCGTCACGAATAATCCGGTGA
- a CDS encoding ABC transporter permease — translation MNAAAIIRIALRALARNKMRSSLTMLGIIIGVGAVIAMVGLGQGAQQQVQEQIAAMGSNMLFVGSGTVNRSGLRMGWGQTKTLVYDDMLAILRECPAVAAAAPGTMTSAQVVFENDNWNTRITGTEPQYFDIRNWAFQDGTSFTQEDVQAAANVAVIGETVRKNLFGAIDPVGQTIRIKNLPFKVVGVLAVKGQSAAMGDDQDDIIVIPLTTHQKKLTGDTWLRFIMVSAVSRQASYAAQQQITALLRDRHRIRPGQDDDFMVRNLADMADLANQASRIMTLLLASIASVSLLVGGIGIMNIMLVSVTERTREIGIRMAIGATEQDVQRQFLIEAVVLSMIGGVVGIAVGVSTSLLITNTLGWPVLVSPLAIVIAVVFSVAVGVFFGFYPARKAALLDPIEALRYE, via the coding sequence ATGAACGCGGCCGCCATCATTCGCATCGCGTTGCGCGCGCTGGCACGCAACAAGATGCGCTCCAGCCTGACCATGCTGGGCATCATCATCGGCGTGGGCGCGGTCATCGCCATGGTGGGCCTGGGTCAGGGCGCGCAACAGCAGGTGCAGGAGCAGATCGCGGCCATGGGTTCGAACATGCTTTTCGTGGGCTCGGGCACGGTGAACCGCAGCGGGTTGCGCATGGGTTGGGGCCAGACCAAGACCCTGGTTTATGACGACATGCTGGCCATTCTGCGCGAGTGCCCGGCCGTGGCTGCGGCCGCGCCCGGCACCATGACCTCGGCGCAGGTCGTTTTCGAGAACGACAACTGGAACACGCGCATCACCGGCACCGAGCCGCAGTACTTTGACATCCGCAATTGGGCCTTCCAGGACGGAACTTCCTTTACACAGGAGGACGTCCAGGCCGCAGCTAACGTCGCTGTCATCGGAGAGACGGTGCGCAAGAATCTCTTCGGCGCCATCGATCCCGTCGGCCAAACCATCCGCATCAAAAATTTGCCCTTCAAGGTCGTGGGAGTGCTGGCGGTCAAAGGTCAGTCGGCGGCGATGGGTGACGATCAGGACGACATCATCGTCATTCCGCTGACCACTCACCAGAAGAAGCTCACCGGCGACACCTGGCTGCGCTTCATCATGGTCTCCGCGGTGTCGCGCCAGGCCAGCTACGCGGCGCAGCAACAGATCACCGCGCTCCTGCGCGACCGGCATCGCATCCGTCCCGGCCAGGATGACGACTTTATGGTGCGCAACCTCGCCGACATGGCCGACCTGGCCAACCAGGCCAGCCGGATCATGACCCTGCTGCTGGCCTCCATCGCCAGCGTCTCCCTACTCGTGGGCGGCATCGGCATCATGAACATCATGCTGGTGTCGGTGACCGAGCGGACGCGCGAGATCGGCATCCGCATGGCCATCGGCGCCACGGAACAGGACGTGCAGCGGCAATTCCTCATCGAGGCCGTGGTGCTCAGCATGATTGGCGGAGTAGTGGGGATCGCGGTCGGCGTGAGTACCTCCCTGCTCATCACCAACACGCTTGGTTGGCCGGTGCTGGTCTCGCCCTTGGCCATCGTGATCGCCGTGGTTTTCTCGGTGGCCGTGGGCGTGTTCTTCGGTTTCTATCCGGCACGCAAGGCCGCGCTGCTCGACCCCATCGAAGCCCTGCGCTACGAATAG
- the aroF gene encoding 3-deoxy-7-phosphoheptulonate synthase: MLVVMQTHATEEQVRAVCAKIETLGFRAHPMPGASRTAIGITGNQGPIEGGGLEEMPGVAELIRVTKPYKLVSRDVKEEKTVIRFADCPATIGGAELAIIAGPCAIESREQALAVAERVARSGAQFFRGGAYKPRTSPYSFQGLGEEGLRILAEVRRQFGLRVVTEAVDSDSLDLVEEYADVIQIGARNMQNFSLLKKAGRARKPVLLKRGMAATLEEFLMAAEYIMSEGNYAVILCERGVRTFADHTRNTLDLSVVPAVTRLSHLPILVDPSHGTGKRDKVLPMSRAAVAVGADGLLIEVHCDPDRALSDGMQSIFPDQFDTLMCEIRQIAAVVQRSVPAPASSPQATATR; encoded by the coding sequence ATGCTGGTCGTGATGCAGACGCACGCTACCGAAGAGCAGGTGCGAGCCGTCTGCGCGAAGATCGAGACCCTGGGTTTTCGCGCCCACCCCATGCCGGGAGCGTCGCGCACGGCCATCGGCATCACCGGCAACCAGGGGCCGATTGAGGGGGGAGGCTTGGAGGAAATGCCGGGCGTCGCCGAGCTCATTCGGGTCACCAAGCCGTACAAGCTGGTGAGTCGCGACGTCAAGGAAGAGAAGACGGTCATCCGGTTCGCGGATTGCCCGGCGACGATCGGGGGCGCGGAGCTGGCCATCATCGCCGGCCCCTGCGCCATCGAGAGCCGCGAACAGGCCCTGGCCGTAGCCGAGCGCGTGGCCCGCTCCGGGGCGCAGTTCTTCCGCGGCGGCGCTTACAAACCCCGGACCTCGCCCTACTCGTTCCAGGGCCTGGGAGAGGAAGGCCTGCGCATCCTGGCCGAGGTCCGGCGGCAGTTCGGCCTGCGGGTCGTCACCGAGGCCGTCGATAGCGACTCGCTCGATCTGGTCGAAGAGTACGCGGACGTGATTCAGATCGGCGCCCGCAACATGCAGAACTTTTCCTTGCTCAAGAAGGCTGGGCGTGCCCGAAAGCCGGTGCTCCTCAAGCGCGGCATGGCGGCCACGCTGGAGGAATTCCTGATGGCGGCCGAGTACATCATGAGCGAAGGCAACTATGCCGTGATCCTGTGTGAACGCGGGGTGCGCACCTTCGCCGACCACACCCGGAATACGCTTGATTTGAGCGTGGTGCCCGCCGTGACCCGACTGAGCCACCTGCCCATCCTGGTGGATCCCAGCCACGGGACGGGGAAGCGCGACAAGGTCTTGCCCATGTCGCGCGCGGCCGTGGCCGTGGGCGCGGACGGGTTGCTCATCGAGGTCCATTGCGACCCAGACCGGGCGCTTTCGGACGGCATGCAATCGATCTTTCCCGACCAGTTCGACACGTTGATGTGCGAGATCCGCCAGATCGCAGCCGTCGTCCAGCGCAGCGTTCCGGCGCCCGCCTCCAGCCCGCAAGCTACCGCGACGCGTTAG
- the modB gene encoding molybdate ABC transporter permease subunit, whose amino-acid sequence MNWEAILLTLKLALVVSAILLLLGLPIAYWVAFARWRWKFLVEALVALPLVLPPTVLGFYVLVALGPRSPVGAWYESWWGSGLPFTFEGLVVASVLYSLPFAVQPFAAAFAGIDPRLLAASATLGASRLRTFLRVIVPLSLPGIITGTVLSFAHTVGEFGVVLMVGGNIPGVTRTVSIDIYDSVQALDYAAAGQTSLVLLVFSFTVLAVVYAVNRRAWAPWAAT is encoded by the coding sequence GTGAACTGGGAGGCGATCCTACTGACGCTGAAGCTGGCCCTGGTTGTTTCCGCCATCCTGTTGCTGCTGGGCCTGCCCATCGCCTACTGGGTGGCTTTCGCGCGCTGGCGCTGGAAGTTCCTGGTGGAAGCGCTGGTGGCGTTGCCGCTGGTGCTGCCTCCCACCGTGCTCGGGTTCTACGTCCTGGTGGCGCTGGGACCGCGTAGTCCGGTGGGCGCCTGGTACGAATCATGGTGGGGGAGCGGGCTGCCCTTCACCTTCGAGGGACTGGTCGTGGCTTCGGTGCTGTACAGCCTGCCGTTCGCAGTGCAGCCTTTTGCGGCTGCCTTCGCTGGCATTGACCCGCGCCTGCTGGCGGCTTCGGCGACGCTGGGCGCATCGCGCCTGCGAACCTTCCTGCGAGTGATCGTTCCGTTGTCGCTGCCCGGGATCATCACCGGCACAGTGCTCAGCTTCGCACATACGGTCGGTGAGTTCGGCGTGGTCCTGATGGTGGGCGGCAACATACCGGGCGTGACACGCACGGTCTCCATCGACATCTATGACTCGGTACAGGCATTGGACTACGCGGCTGCGGGACAGACCTCGCTGGTGTTGCTGGTGTTCTCGTTCACGGTGCTTGCGGTCGTGTATGCCGTGAACCGGAGGGCGTGGGCGCCATGGGCGGCGACGTAG
- a CDS encoding multicopper oxidase domain-containing protein, producing MISVEQAARANGHHHPPTLGSGLYQYEHPGRRRFDPQQVFNPELPPPTPAPNGIREFTLVLEEDQMHEVAPGVKMPAWTFNGSLPGPVLRATEGDTIRVTLVNKGRLPHSIHFHGIHPAKMDGVFEIVAPGAQFTYEFTAAPFGIMPYHCHTMPTSQHIHNGLYGMLIIDPKQGRKPMRELAMVMSAFDLDRDGEADFYAWNGRAFQYADHPVTLTRGELVRMYVLNMFEERMVPHLHGNMYQLYPSGTSLQPAEYTDVKTLNIAERAVLEFQYDFPGFYMFQCHVSEHMEQGLMGWFNVVEPKALVAQKERR from the coding sequence GTGATCTCGGTCGAACAGGCGGCGCGGGCCAATGGACATCACCACCCGCCCACTCTGGGCAGCGGCCTCTACCAGTACGAACATCCCGGGCGTCGACGCTTCGATCCGCAACAGGTGTTCAATCCTGAGTTGCCGCCACCCACGCCCGCTCCGAACGGCATTCGCGAGTTCACGCTCGTGCTGGAGGAGGACCAGATGCACGAAGTCGCCCCAGGGGTGAAGATGCCGGCCTGGACGTTCAATGGCTCCCTGCCCGGCCCGGTCTTGCGGGCGACGGAGGGCGACACCATTCGCGTCACTCTGGTGAACAAAGGGAGGCTGCCGCACAGCATTCATTTTCACGGCATCCACCCGGCGAAGATGGACGGGGTATTCGAGATCGTGGCGCCGGGCGCGCAGTTCACCTATGAATTCACGGCCGCGCCGTTCGGCATCATGCCGTATCACTGCCACACCATGCCCACCTCGCAGCACATCCACAACGGGCTCTACGGCATGCTGATCATCGATCCCAAGCAGGGACGCAAGCCGATGCGTGAGCTGGCCATGGTGATGAGCGCGTTCGACCTCGACCGCGACGGCGAAGCGGATTTCTACGCCTGGAACGGCCGCGCCTTCCAGTACGCCGACCACCCCGTGACGCTGACCAGGGGCGAATTAGTGCGCATGTACGTGCTCAACATGTTCGAGGAGCGCATGGTGCCCCATCTGCACGGAAACATGTACCAGCTCTATCCGTCAGGGACCTCGTTGCAGCCCGCCGAGTACACGGACGTCAAGACGCTCAACATCGCCGAACGCGCCGTGCTTGAGTTCCAGTACGACTTCCCCGGCTTCTACATGTTCCAGTGCCATGTGAGCGAGCACATGGAGCAAGGCCTGATGGGCTGGTTCAACGTGGTCGAACCCAAGGCGCTGGTAGCGCAGAAGGAGCGGCGCTGA